The region aagaaagGTTCAGACTGagaataatgaaaagaaaaacatgggaaaaacaTAGTATTGGGATGGGGTAAAATGGTTTAGGTGCTGAGCTGTAACAGACCATAAATCCTGAATAGTCAGACACCACTTCCTGTGCTGCTGGCTCCATCCACTTCATGTAGAAACCTAAGGTACTTTACCCACCACAGTGAATTTCCTTTGGCTAGCAGTAAAACTTGTGATATAGCCCAAATTCTTAATTATAAcgaatattttttctgcaaaacacAGCTATAGTATTTGAGTTAGTGCAGGCTCAAGCTTGTGTCTGCATGGCATGAAACAGAGCTGTATGGACCTACCTGCCAGGTTTCCTGTGTGGGATAGCCTTTTTTATTTGGCTTGGCCTATGAGTTAGGCTTCTTGGCAAAATTTATTAACTGGGACCTAGTGCTGCAGGAATGGGTTGGATAGGCACCTGATCACACTTATGCCTGGCTAGCTTGAACATCTGTGGTGTGCTCCTCTACTGTCCCTCTTCTGTCAAAGGAACAGCCACCCCAAGTCTACTTGTTTCAACTAGCATAGCTTTGCCCAGTGTCACATGAGTATATAGGGGGTAGAaggattggttttgtttctttttttctatttaagaaaggATGAAGCTGGTGTGgtaggagaggaggaggatggaggaatTGAGCTGTTCCAGCCTTTCCACTGCAGAAACCAGCACAAGTTTCTGACTCGCTTCCCTCATCCATGCAGCTAGGGACTGCAACAGTCATTCCTTCCTGTACACAGAGCATGCTTCAGGATTACTCATAACTCAGTCTTCTCAAAAAGACCAGAGTTTCAATTGAGACATGTGTTCCCTGATTTTGTACATGAAGGAGAGTGCTTCGTTGAATCTCAGGCAGAGCTTGATCCTGCAGCAAAGTATTGCTCCTCTTTCACCTTCTCCCAGCTCTGAGTTTCCTCCTAAAGAACAAGCAAATGACCTGTCCATGATGTTTGTAGTGTTAAGGACACCTCTGGATTTTGTCAGCCAGGGGTCTCAGAATTTGAACTCTTGGTCTGGCAAGCATGTTTTGGTGACTTTTTGGGTCAGAAGTTAAGATGAGGTGTGGAGAGGTATGACTATGATTACCCACAGGAATGTTACTGTGCCTCTTCTGCACTGACCTGCTGTGAGTGAGGCTAGCAGACCTGGGCTTGAACTTCTAAAAGGCATTACTTTTCCTCAAGAAGCTTTGCCTTGAATTAGTCATTAATTCTTTATCATTACCCATTAATGATTCTAAAACCAAAGTGTTTAGCTTAATGAATTTATTACTAATGATCCTAAAATGTGTAATTCTGCTTAATTTTGAGGAATATCAATTCCCAGGAAGGGAACAATTCAGGATGAGATGTGTTGTGCTAAGTGAACTTGTTTGACCAAATACTCTCATAGCATAGTAGTGGAGCAATGAAAAGAAATGTGGTCCCACCCCTTCATTCATGGGTCCGAATCGTTCCCTGGAGGGTGTGTAGCACACGGATAATTTACTGCTGGTAATAACAGGTGGTTTTCTGGAGGAACAAGTAGCAGAGAAACTGGATTACAAGAGTGGCCTGAGTCACAGAGTCTCCTGAGATGCTTCTGCGTTGGTCATTGCTCAGAGATGAGCTTGGAGTCAAGCTAAACAACCAGCTAAATGATTTGGAGGATTTTTCTGTTGTGGGTGAGGTTGAGGAAGTATGACTGTTGTCTTGTTGCCTTTGCAGTGCTGTACACAGCAGTAGAATGGAGACTGGGAGCTGACCCTCTGCATTACTGGCTGATGGCATGTCTAGTTATTCGTATACTTAGAGGAAGACTACGTGCAACCAGTGCTCAGTGACCTGCAGGATACATTGCTGCGCTGTGTCTAGTGTTCAGCATTCTTCTTAGCCCCCAGATAGCATTCCTTCATTTTTAGTGTCAAGTGCGAAAGCAAATCTATAGACCTTCATTGCAGGGGCCCTGGGGTTTCTCTTGACATCTCCTGCTCTAAGATGAACAATGACTAAGAGCAGGCTCACTTTTGAAGCCAAAAGCGTTGCTGTGTCTGAAGAAAAGAGCTCCTTCAGTATAATCAAAGATATGAAAATGTGATCCATTGTGGACATACTGACATGGAGATCTGAGTAGCTGGGCACTGACAGCAAAGCCTTCATACTTGCTGCTTGTCATTTGTGGAGAGGCCTGCTGAAGTGCATGAGTGCATGAAGTGCTTGAAGTGCATGAAGTGCACTCAACCACACCTGTATCTGGGTTCTTGGGGGATAAAGCCTGTTCTGTAGCTGCTTCCTGTGTGGCAAAGGCACAGGTGATTTTAGCATTAGACATCAAACATCACTGACTACTGAATTAGGGAGTTGTTACGTTCCTAGAATGACTTGTTAAACCAGCAAGGCACACTGGTATGGCTGTTACTACATGTGCCTGCTTACAGCCTACAGCAATGGTGTTCCTTCCTTTGCTCTGTTCTCTTTGTGTAGACTTCTCTGTTTTTCACAGATTTTGGGGGACATCAGAGGCCAGAGCTTCTCCAACTATTCTCAGGTTGCCTACAAGCTGCGCAGGCTTGCATGCAGGTGTCTTTGCTAAGCTGATTCTTCACACCTCAGACCAGCATGATGGATAATAGAGTTGGAAGCAGAGGTAAGCAAGTCCTCCTCTGCATATCAGGCAATGTAATTGTGCAGCCAAATAAAGGACAGTATAAAAACTTCTGATGTAAGTTTGCAGTTGGCCCTGCTTTCCATAGAAGATTcaaccagatgacctccagagatcccttccaacttaaattaCTCTATGATTCTAACAAAAGAAGGATTTTTTCAAGAGAAACTGCAGGTCTGTTCTCCCAGCTCTGAAGTCACCAGGGAAATTACTGGGACTTCAGTGCAGATCAATGAGTAAAGATCACAATTTTTCCATTAGTGGACTTTGTGAAGCACATCAGTAATTAATATACCAGTGAGTTTACTTTTTCTGGTGTTAGTGAAATCATACTCATCCCTGCATTGCTCTAAATTTGCCTCTAAATTACACTTTGAAATGCCCACCCTAAATTGCAcatagaaatgaaataaaaattcacaacTGGCTGGATACCTCCTGCAGACCTGTGCTGACTTTGTGGTCACTGCCATCGTAACAGTAGTTACTCTTGCTTAGCCCAGTGAGGTGAAGGCTGGATTGAGCCCTGTCCCTGGTTGTCTGTTCTCCCTACAGTGGATGAATGAGGAGGAGTTATTATATGTACAGCAGGTGCCAGGCACATTCTGCAgcccttttatttcctcttcttgaGGAATTCACAGACGAAGTAGATGGTGACTTGGCACTCGGAGTCGTTCCACTCCCCCGTGCTGAGCATTTCCACACAGTCCTCATGGCCAGCTGGGTCATGGGGCTCCCCTTCCTTCCAGTTACTGTAGTTCTGCAGTGGGCTGTTGTCTGCGTACACAAACTGTCCTTCTTTTTCCATGTCATTCAGACCAATGAAGGCTCGGAAAAGGCCACTGCTGGAGATGTAGTCAGCAATCAGGGCGTTGGTTGCCTCATCTTTTGGCATGGCCAGCGTTCCTCCTCTGTCCCTGCAGTGGTTGAAGGCTTCTCTGTAATTCTTCTCTTCTTTCACGATGTAATAGAATTTCTCATCTGTCTCCCTGATACCTGCTATAACTTTAAAGGGCAAAAAAAATTTGCTTAATGGCATGACAACAGATACTGAACGTGCTTCTGTTCCAATATGTCAATGAGTTTATTTTTACATTAGAATTAAtaaaagggagagaggaaaagtaTTCCCACCACTGAATCTGTGATGAATGATGAGGACATGGCTGGAGACTGATGCTACTAATGGGACAGACAAGCACCTTGCACATGTTAGGACAGGAACTATTCAGTCCTGATTGGCATATGTCTCCTGTGGCACTTAAGTTTCGCTTGACAGATATCTAGTACTAATCAAATGAAGGCATGTTAAATGGTCAAATCACAGTGTCTAACTCTGGATCACCCCTGTCACTTTGCATGTTTGTGAAAGGGTGCCCTGCGATCGAAATGCAGGGGTATAGATAGCTTTTCAGGCCCTTTCCATATAGAGGAAAATCAATGGGACTGCtaagataaaacattttaaatacaaccTGATATTCAGAGCTGCTGTAGCCACTAAGTGGCATTGACTAGGAAGAAAACTGTGTCTGCTTAGCAGCTTTAAAAGGCGGACTTCTCAACCAGCATATATCCTAGTGAATTAAGCAGTGCCAAGGAGCATGCCTGGGCGGCTAGAAGTTGATTGTCCCTGTTGATGTATTGCTGGAATGGTCCTGAGCAGAGCTTTGGCCTGGGGCAACTAACACTCTCACAAAAAATTCATGAGTTACCCTGGCACAGTTTAGAAGTTAGTAGAGGGATACTCCTGATAATATGGTATTCAGTTTTGTAGGATTTATAATATAGATGAATGCTGTTCTGTGCTGGTTGTCCTCAGTGCCAGAGAACAGTCTCAAACACATTTAGTTTACTGATACAGACTTAGTCCTAGAAGCAGTGGTGGAGCCTTCTCAAAATCTCTGCTATGCCAGGAAACTCACTTCTTTCCATTCAGTAGGGGCAGTTTGCACTGTCCACCTGACAGCACAGCCTGCAAACCTGGCTTCTTATAACCCATGTCTTTGAGTGTTGGTCCCTTGTAACAGGAAAATGATGCTTGCACTGCGGGGAGCACTAGAAGGTCTGCAGCCTTCCTGCACAACAGAAAGATCAAGAGATTCCTACTGCTTTTCCTGCCTCTCTGGAGCAGATTGGcacaaacttttttcctttcattgccTGCGTGGCTGCTGACCCTGAGCAGACTGACAGTGCAGAGGTGGTTAGCAAGCCATGCCTTCTGCTTTTCATGATTCTTTCTGTTGTGCTGTTGATAATTCCTGTATTGTTTTTGCTTTTAGTCATCTGCTGCTTATATCCTTACAGGTGTAAGACTGtcacttttctgtatgtttttggAGTGCCTTGCACAGTGGGACCATCTCTCTGGGTCATCTACAGATGCTGCCATAGAGCAGCAATGGCAGAAAAACAGTAATGATAAATGTTATAGGAAACAAATAAATCACATCAAATACATAAGGATCCTTACCGTTCTTTACAAACTTGATGGACGTGTTAAGACGAGCAACATTGATATTCAGTTGCCCAACAACTCTGCGGTATCTTCCACAGTCACAGACCGTGCCTGATGCAATACAAAGGATAGAGGATTTATCTGTTTAGAAGCATTTGTGTGTGCACGTGGAGGGTTGTCCATAGACCACTTCCAAACCTTCTGAAGACCTGGCGTCCACTTGTGGAGAGCCAGTCTCACCCTGCCCCACTGGCCATATTTCTGTTGATTAAAGCGCTTATTATTTTGGCTCTGTACTCTCCCTTGCTAACTGGCTTAAGAACCCCtacttttaaaatgcagataGAAGAGTTTGCCATCTTCTTTCCACCCATATCTCATTATTGATTACATCTAGCTGCAGCGATGTGACTTATCATGGTGATCACTACAGTGTTGCATCTGAATGCCAAAGGTCTACCTTTGTATCCATAAACAGCGCAGGTTCTCCGGCCTCCTAATAGAAACAACAGCATCCATTAAATGGGAAACTGCTGCTTTTTAGTGAAGGAGTTTTGTGAGTATGTAAAGGACTATATTAGTTAATTGCTGCATGCAGCTGTGGCACGGCAGCAATAGTCAATGCCAAGTCAAATAATCAATAACTTTCAAGCACTGAAGTCTCATTTATATTTTTGCTGGTAAACTGACATTTGGCTTGTTatagcttttgttttttcctctgttattcTCATGAAGAAAATAAGTTTCTGATGGCTTCCCATTAAGAACCAAACTGGCATCGCATatgaaatatcttaaaaataaacagaattgcACATTCAAGGTGGGAAAACATTTAAGGTTATTAGGACTGAGAAGAACTTTTTGGGTCATCAGATCCAAATTCTCCTCCTGTAAGCAAATGCATTGCATTCATCTGACAATAGATTATGCTCTCTAAAATCACATATTTTTTCATCCCCATGCTCCTATTAGGAAACTCTTAAGAGACTTCATTCCTTTAGTATTCAGAAATTTTCTTCTAGTTTCCAATATAAATGTCCTGAATAAATGGCCTGTCTATGTGTTAATTTTTATGATTGCCCATTGATTTAGGTAACTTTTCATGGTTTGTGTATGTTGGTATATTCATAGGCATCAGTTATGTCCCTAACAAAGCCTTTATTTTGCTTAACACAactttttcagtctctttctgtTAATCTATTCTCATGTTTTTCCATGGGCCTCAACATTTTGTGAAACTCTAGACAAATCAAAGACCCAGTAGACTTGAGCATTCTGCAGAGAAAGATATATAGCATacctgcttttcccttttttccagaAACCCCCAATAAGCCTTTGGCTCCTTTGTCACCTGAATAAagaggaaattatattttcagaTCTAAGACAGTGAACATGTTAGGGGAACATATTTGAAAAACCTGTTTAATAATATATTAACGGTGTGCTTCTAATAGAAGGCCCTGATGTACTCTACTGGCAGATGTGCCAATTCAAACAAACCATGATTAATTCTGGTGTATGGAAATAAGGAGAACCCTTTAATAGCTAACTTACTGATAACACAGGCATCTTGTTCTGCTGCTGGTTCCTGGTACCACTTACTTTAAATATAAACTGTAAAATGATTCTAAGAGGCTGAAAGCACTCAAGAAATCTGTGAGAGGTGAGACCTGGGTTCTCTCATTGCCTTGCAGGATAGAGCTCTTCCCTGGGTTCAGTAGCTCCATGATGGCACGAGGCAACAGATGAAGCTTGATGTGCACTAAGCCACTGAATTCATGTGTGCTACAGATGATGTGTGTGGGCAGCAGTCAGCACCTGCACGAATGAGGTCAGTAAGGAGCAGTGTTTCATTTCAGATATAGTTCAtagaaatgtgatttattttgaTCAAACCACTTTCCTCTCCTTCTGTAAATCATAAATATGATAGAAATACTTCTCCAAATACAAAGTGCTACTGTATAAGTAGCTTTAAAAGAATCTCAGCTGTAATTTGGATCAGGAACTACTGGAATTTATCTGAAATTCATGTCAGCTCTTTTGTGAATTAAAACCTTCAGGGGTCAAAAAATACTAATACTTGCTCTGCCTTGTTGATGGCCTTGTTTTGATGTGGTTTTTCCTTCATacatttgtggttttttaaagaaattaggTGTTGGCTCTCATTTTAATTAGCATTGCTTGACACTGCACACTTACAAGCTGAAATTTCACAGTTGCTTCCTTAAGAACTTGTATGTTTAATGGTAGATTTAAACAGTGTCTTAGTAACCTTTGCTTCTgcaaataaagaaagaaaatgagaaaaactagAAGGTGGTGATAAATCATACATTCAGGTTGAGAGAAAGCTTAATTTAAAAGCTCAGACCATTGGCTTACTTACAGATAAAGATATGCAATTTGTGGGATTCTTAAATTCTCCTCTCTTTTGGTGATTGAAGACATCTTAGGAGATAACTATCTGTGTTTTC is a window of Athene noctua chromosome 2, bAthNoc1.hap1.1, whole genome shotgun sequence DNA encoding:
- the COLEC10 gene encoding collectin-10 → MSSKKEQQLRKYGTLVVLFIFQVQIFGFDVDNRPTTDVCSTHTILPGPKGDGGEKGDRGEVGKQGKVGPKGPKGNKGPVGDVGDQGMLGKIGPIGGKGDKGAKGLLGVSGKKGKAGTVCDCGRYRRVVGQLNINVARLNTSIKFVKNVIAGIRETDEKFYYIVKEEKNYREAFNHCRDRGGTLAMPKDEATNALIADYISSSGLFRAFIGLNDMEKEGQFVYADNSPLQNYSNWKEGEPHDPAGHEDCVEMLSTGEWNDSECQVTIYFVCEFLKKRK